The following proteins are encoded in a genomic region of Magnolia sinica isolate HGM2019 chromosome 1, MsV1, whole genome shotgun sequence:
- the LOC131255739 gene encoding uncharacterized protein LOC131255739: MVEDVVEAVEDVAEVVEHVADKVGDNLPDNTPLKCVALWVENAAKEVGDDAEQAKDFIDKVEDLTEEVEKKVDQPIDSFRGDEGEAVQKETNAIGLKEEVGQPLIEQEELIMKEEAPVKEELIMKEDAPVKEELLIKEEAPVKEEQIIKEEGPVKEEASTR; the protein is encoded by the exons ATGGTGGAAGATGTAGTCGAGGCTGTGGAGGATGTCGCCGAGGTGGTGGAACATGTCGCGGATAAGGTGGGAGATAATCTTCCCGACAATACGCCACTGAAGTGTGTGGCTTTGTGGGTTGAGAACGCTGCCAAAGAAGTGGGGGATGATGCTGAACAGGCCAAAGACTTCATTGACAAG GTGGAGGACTTGACGGAAGAAGTAGAGAAAAAGGTGGACCAGCCCATAGATTCCTTCAGAGGTGATGAAGGTGAGGCCGTCCAAAAGGAAACAAATGCCATTGGATTGAAGGAAGAGGTGGGTCAGCCCCTCATTGAACAAGAGGAGCTGATCATGAAAGAGGAAGCACCTGTTAAAGAAGAGCTGATCATGAAAGAGGATGCACCTGTTAAAGAAGAGCTGTTAATCAAAGAGGAAGCACCTGTTAAAGAAGAGCAGATAATCAAAGAGGAAGGACCTGTTAAAGAAGAAGCGAGCACACGTTAG
- the LOC131248747 gene encoding polygalacturonase QRT3-like: MAWNMAVFVFLGLVSLINIIHSHAYEDNSNVGHHFFSSYRDRMVRIESIKASLLSKNGISLPPSPSPSPTPTSPPTMSSSPRVYHVTAYGADPTGEMDSTDAILSAISDAFRAPDEDRVLMPGIRDLGGAEVHLQGGAYKISRPLRLPASGGGNFMIHGGSLRASDDFPTDRHLIELWPSSSSKLTSIEKEEADGPTLEQSAADESFSSSYEYITLKDLMLDSNYRGGGISVINSLRTSIQNCYITHFTTDGILVQGGHETFIKDSFLGQHITAGGDPGEKNFSGIAINLMGNDNAVTDVAIFSASIGVLVVGQANILTGVHCYNKATGFGGTGIYLPLPGLTQTRIVNCYLDYTGIVAEDPVQLHVSGSFFLGNAYVALKSIKGVIRGLNIVDNMFSGDGSGVDIVKLDQSNGPFTTVDQVVVDRNDVQGMGLRSTVARASVDGSASRWAVDFSRVLLFPNLIRHVQYSLQVGDGSFPNHALRNVSGNRVVVESDVPVDANVYVWVDQSTGYGLDFPPNVVYQAWNTA; the protein is encoded by the exons atGGCATGGAATATGGCAGTGTTTGTGTTTCTTGGGTTGGTTAGTTTGATTAATATCATCCATTCCCATGCTTATGAGGACAATTCAAATGTGGGTCATCATTTCTTCAGTAGTTATCGTGATCGGATGGTTCGGATTGAATCAATCAAGGCTTCTTTACTTTCCAAGAATGGCATCTCCCTTCCACCTTCGCCTTCTCCTTCTCCGACACCCACTTCCCCACCAACG ATGTCGTCTAGTCCACGTGTCTATCATGTAACGGCGTATGGTGCGGACCCTACTGGCGAAATGGACAGCACAGATGCGATCCTGAGCGCTATTTCAGATGCATTTCGTGCTCCTGACGAGGACAGGGTTTTGATGCCAGGAATCAGAGATCTTGGGGGAGCAGAGGTCCACCTTCAGGGAGGAGCGTACAAGATCAGCCGTCCATTGAGATTGCCGGCCTCTGGTGGCGGAAACTTCATG ATCCATGGAGGATCTCTACGTGCATCTGATGACTTCCCAACCGACAGGCATCTAATCGAGCTATGGCCATCTTCATCCTCCAAACTAACctcaatagaaaaggaagaagctGATGGGCCCACCCTAGAACAATCTGCAGCCGACGAATCATTCTCCTCATCCTATGAGTACATCACACTCAAAGACCTCATGCTGGACTCTAACTACAGAGGAGGTGGCATTTCAGTAATCAACTCCCTCAGAACCTCTATACAGAACTGCTACATCACCCATTTCACTACTGATGGAATCCTAGTCCAAGGAGGACATGAGACGTTCATCAAGGACTCCTTCCTGGGCCAGCACATCACAGCCGGTGGAGATCCTGGCGAGAAGAACTTCTCTGGCATTGCAATCAATCtcatgggcaatgacaatgctgtCACTGACGTAGCCATTTTTTCAGCGTCGATCGGTGTCTTAGTAGTGGGCCAGGCCAACATACTAACTGGGGTCCACTGCTACAATAAGGCCACAGGATTCGGTGGGACCGGGATTTATCTACCACTACCGGGTCTGACCCAGACCCGGATCGTTAATTGCTATTTGGACTACACCGGGATAGTAGCCGAGGACCCGGTTCAACTCCACGTCAGCGGATCGTTTTTCCTCGGCAATGCTTACGTGGCACTTAAGTCTATCAAGGGTGTCATACGTGGCCTCAACATCGTAGATAACATGTTTTCCGGTGATGGTAGTGGGGTTGATATTGTTAAGTTGGACCAGTCGAATGGGCCATTCACGACCGTTGATCAGGTCGTTGTTGACAGGAATGATGTACAAGGGATGGGGCTTAGATCGACGGTTGCGAGGGCGTCTGTGGATGGGAGTGCGAGCAGGTGGGCCGTTGATTTCTCTCGAGTGCTTTTGTTTCCTAACCTTATCAGGCACGTGCAATATTCGTTGCAGGTGGGTGATGGATCGTTTCCTAACCATGCGTTGAGGAACGTATCGGGGAATCGGGTTGTGGTTGAGTCGGATGTGCCGGTGGATGCGAATGTGTATGTGTGGGTGGATCAAAGTACAGGTTATGGTTTGGATTTCCCTCCTAATGTGGTTTATCAAGCATGGAACACAGCTTGA